One window of the Halococcus agarilyticus genome contains the following:
- a CDS encoding NAD(P)/FAD-dependent oxidoreductase — translation MSEFDVVIVGSGVAGLSSAWHLAPDHDVLVVDGDRIGNGTSSRASGVITTPVDYPEQPEWARHAVEFFEEMDGTGVFEYTEREFVRGVRTGEIERAETVAEREWVTLREPGEYDRWNETFDDDSPYEKVLVWDEYTGYFDIDEWLSTLQRLCVERGVEFRPDTLVESVCVENGAAVGVETEYQRVDAESVVVAAGSGTRPLLADVLPLPIRKFVWNVAYLDVELPDEYPMGGDWQEQCYWRPTRDDHLIVGIEHYYGDEALDRGPHSSTRNGAEGAQEAEPSGVRGEDHEQIGPRLERLLNEDLPELLAHVDPADDVVRWEVCPMADCTTPDARPIVDAPDEGPDGLAVAAGFHGAGVMATKSIGAAVRSFLTDEACPFPRDPHRLDRFDTRDTDFDFAPMASWQAQRS, via the coding sequence ATGTCCGAGTTCGATGTCGTCATCGTCGGATCCGGTGTCGCGGGTCTGTCTTCCGCGTGGCACTTGGCACCCGATCACGACGTGCTGGTGGTCGACGGCGATCGTATCGGCAACGGGACGTCGAGCCGCGCCTCCGGCGTCATCACGACGCCCGTCGACTACCCCGAGCAGCCGGAGTGGGCCCGTCACGCCGTCGAGTTCTTCGAGGAGATGGACGGAACGGGCGTCTTCGAGTACACGGAGCGCGAGTTCGTCCGGGGCGTCCGCACCGGCGAAATCGAGCGGGCCGAGACGGTCGCCGAGCGGGAGTGGGTCACGCTGCGCGAGCCGGGCGAGTACGATCGGTGGAACGAGACGTTCGACGACGACTCGCCGTACGAGAAGGTGCTCGTCTGGGACGAGTACACCGGCTACTTCGACATCGACGAGTGGCTGTCGACGCTGCAGCGCCTGTGCGTGGAACGTGGCGTCGAGTTTCGGCCGGACACGCTGGTCGAGTCGGTGTGCGTCGAGAACGGAGCCGCAGTGGGCGTCGAGACGGAGTACCAACGGGTCGACGCCGAGTCGGTCGTCGTCGCGGCGGGATCGGGAACGCGACCCCTGCTCGCGGACGTGCTCCCGCTCCCCATCAGGAAGTTCGTCTGGAACGTCGCCTATCTCGACGTCGAACTGCCGGACGAGTACCCAATGGGTGGCGACTGGCAGGAGCAATGCTACTGGCGACCCACGCGGGACGATCACCTGATCGTCGGTATCGAACACTACTACGGCGACGAGGCGCTCGATCGAGGGCCCCACAGCAGCACCCGCAACGGTGCGGAGGGGGCGCAGGAGGCGGAGCCCTCGGGTGTTCGCGGCGAGGATCACGAGCAGATCGGTCCCCGGCTAGAACGGTTGCTGAACGAGGACCTTCCGGAACTGCTCGCGCACGTCGACCCCGCGGACGACGTCGTTCGCTGGGAAGTCTGTCCGATGGCCGACTGCACGACGCCGGACGCCAGGCCGATCGTCGACGCGCCCGACGAGGGGCCCGACGGCCTGGCGGTCGCTGCGGGCTTTCACGGGGCCGGGGTGATGGCGACCAAGAGCATCGGTGCCGCCGTCAGATCGTTCCTCACGGACGAGGCGTGTCCCTTCCCGCGCGACCCCCACCGGCTCGATCGGTTCGACACCCGTGACACCGACTTCGACTTCGCCCCGATGGCGTCGTGGCAGGCGCAGCGGAGCTGA